In the genome of Nonlabens sp. MB-3u-79, one region contains:
- the mnmG gene encoding tRNA uridine-5-carboxymethylaminomethyl(34) synthesis enzyme MnmG yields the protein MFDKEYDVIVVGAGHAGSEAAAVAANMGSRTLLVTMNLETIGQMSCNPAMGGIAKGQIVREIDALGGLSGIVSDKSAIQFKMLNQSKGPAMWSPRTQNDRMRFSEEWRMQLEAIPLLDFYQEMVLGLIIEGEKVVGVRTSLGIEIRSKAVVLTNGTFLNGLIHIGDKNFGGGRAGERASTGITGQLVELGFESGRMKTGTPPRVDGRSLDYTRMEPQPGDAITSKFSYSNLTSSLKQQRDCHMTYTSPEVHNLLREGFDRSPMYNGRIKSVGPRYCPSIEDKIDRFATKDRHQIFVEPEGWNTCEVYVNGFSTSLPEDVQFKALRSVVGFEKVKFFRPGYAIEYDYFPPTQLKHTLETKLISNLYFAGQINGTTGYEEAASQGLMAGINAVRKIRDEESFILKRDEAYIGVLVDDLITKGTDEPYRMFTSRAEYRTLLRQDNADLRLTPRAVELGIVTPEALSRVERKANESEKMVQFLRDTSYDYKEMNPLLEAKGSKVVTQNDKLFKVFSRPQINLEDIKTISQVKSYLEENDLDDDILEQVEVHVKYAGYISKEKDNADKLHRLENVKIPSNYDFKSIKSLSYEAREKLTKIQPVTVSQASRISGVSPSDISVLLVHMGR from the coding sequence ATGTTTGATAAGGAATACGACGTAATAGTAGTAGGTGCTGGGCACGCTGGAAGTGAAGCGGCGGCTGTCGCAGCTAACATGGGGTCTCGGACTCTATTGGTCACTATGAATTTAGAGACCATAGGACAGATGTCTTGTAATCCTGCTATGGGAGGAATCGCAAAAGGACAAATTGTTAGAGAAATAGATGCTTTAGGAGGATTGAGTGGTATTGTTTCTGATAAGAGTGCTATTCAATTTAAAATGCTTAATCAATCCAAGGGCCCAGCAATGTGGTCGCCAAGAACTCAAAATGACCGTATGCGTTTTTCTGAGGAATGGAGAATGCAGTTGGAAGCTATTCCGCTTTTGGATTTTTATCAGGAAATGGTTTTAGGATTAATCATCGAAGGTGAAAAAGTAGTTGGCGTGCGCACCTCTTTGGGAATTGAAATAAGGTCTAAAGCGGTGGTGCTTACTAATGGTACATTCTTAAACGGGTTGATTCATATCGGTGATAAGAACTTTGGTGGAGGACGAGCAGGAGAAAGAGCTTCCACTGGAATTACTGGTCAGTTGGTAGAATTGGGTTTTGAGTCTGGAAGGATGAAAACCGGTACGCCACCAAGAGTTGATGGAAGGTCATTAGATTATACTAGAATGGAGCCTCAACCTGGTGATGCAATCACTTCAAAGTTCAGTTATAGTAATCTGACCAGCTCTTTAAAGCAGCAACGGGATTGCCATATGACATACACAAGTCCGGAAGTACATAATCTACTTAGAGAGGGTTTTGATCGTTCGCCTATGTATAATGGCAGAATCAAATCGGTAGGCCCAAGATATTGTCCAAGTATTGAGGATAAAATAGATCGTTTTGCAACTAAGGACAGACATCAAATATTTGTCGAACCAGAAGGATGGAATACCTGTGAGGTTTATGTAAATGGGTTCAGTACTTCTTTACCTGAAGATGTTCAGTTTAAAGCATTGCGCAGCGTCGTAGGTTTTGAGAAGGTTAAGTTTTTTAGACCTGGATATGCCATCGAGTATGATTATTTCCCGCCCACTCAATTAAAGCATACACTGGAAACCAAGTTAATCAGCAATTTGTACTTTGCGGGTCAGATTAATGGTACTACCGGTTATGAAGAAGCAGCTTCTCAAGGTTTAATGGCTGGGATAAATGCAGTGCGCAAAATTAGAGATGAAGAATCTTTTATTCTTAAAAGAGATGAAGCTTATATAGGCGTTCTTGTAGATGACCTGATTACAAAGGGTACAGATGAACCTTATAGAATGTTTACTTCTCGTGCCGAATATCGAACGCTTCTAAGACAAGATAATGCCGATCTACGATTAACACCCAGAGCGGTTGAATTGGGAATTGTTACTCCTGAAGCTTTGAGTCGAGTGGAGCGAAAAGCTAATGAATCTGAAAAAATGGTTCAGTTTTTACGGGACACCAGTTATGACTATAAGGAAATGAATCCTTTACTAGAGGCAAAGGGAAGTAAAGTAGTTACCCAAAATGACAAGCTATTTAAAGTCTTTTCTCGTCCTCAGATCAATCTGGAAGATATTAAAACTATTTCTCAGGTGAAGTCTTATTTAGAAGAGAACGATTTAGATGATGATATTCTTGAGCAGGTAGAGGTACATGTGAAGTATGCAGGATATATTTCCAAGGAAAAAGACAATGCAGATAAACTTCACAGATTGGAAAATGTAAAGATTCCGTCTAATTATGATTTTAAAAGCATCAAATCACTTTCTTATGAAGCTAGAGAAAAATTAACTAAGATACAACCGGTGACTGTCTCGCAGGCTAGTCGTATCTCTGGTGTGTCACCTAGTGATATTTCTGTTTTATTAGTACACATGGGCCGATAG
- the ybeY gene encoding rRNA maturation RNase YbeY, with protein sequence MIELNYQNDFEQLDALIYTKWLDLIAGSETKTIGEVSYVFCSDEFLLQINQDYLGHDTFTDIITFDYCEEGLINGEIYISTDRVKENAISFGVSLINELQRVMAHGLLHLCGYGDKSEAEAQLMRDKENEKIGMFHVKQ encoded by the coding sequence ATGATTGAATTAAATTATCAGAACGATTTTGAACAGTTGGACGCTTTGATCTATACCAAATGGTTGGATCTAATCGCTGGGTCCGAGACTAAAACTATAGGGGAAGTTTCTTATGTTTTTTGTTCTGACGAGTTTCTTTTACAGATCAATCAGGACTATTTGGGTCATGATACTTTTACAGATATCATCACTTTCGATTATTGTGAAGAGGGATTAATTAATGGTGAAATATACATCAGCACTGATAGGGTTAAGGAAAATGCCATCAGTTTTGGTGTTAGCTTAATAAATGAATTGCAAAGAGTAATGGCACATGGTCTTTTACATCTTTGTGGTTATGGTGACAAATCGGAGGCTGAAGCGCAATTGATGCGTGATAAGGAAAATGAAAAAATCGGTATGTTTCACGTGAAACAATAA
- the gltX gene encoding glutamate--tRNA ligase, with the protein MSTDVRVRFAPSPTGPLHIGGVRTALFNYLFAKKHNGTFILRIEDTDQNRYVEGAEDYIIETLNWCNIPYDEGPGKEGNCGPYRQSDRKNMYRAYAEELVEKDAAYYAFDTAEELAQARAVCEANKETFIYNHNNRLTFTNSLTISAEEVKERLDRGDEYTVRFKPELKTLNMYDEIRKGIEIDTTLLDDKVLFKSDGMPTYHLANVVDDHTMNISHVIRGEEWLPSMALHVLLYESFGWDRPKFAHLPLILKPTGKGKLSKRDGDKMGFSVFPLEWKDPKSGELSTGFREDGFLPEAMVNILAFLGWNPGSDQELFSLDELVQAFSLAKVNSSGAKYDPEKAKWFQQQWYVHQDDEVVGAAFAKALQEKNIPYGSEDYVSMVAGMVKERAVFTQDLFELAGFFFTAPTVYDEKAVKKAWKEDTNEIMSDVIQVITDTEDDTAAGLSTAIKGWITSQEMGFGKVMMPLRLALVGSLMGPDVFEIASMIGKEEAISRINTAMEKLG; encoded by the coding sequence ATGAGTACAGATGTACGTGTAAGATTTGCTCCTAGTCCCACAGGGCCACTTCATATAGGTGGTGTGAGAACAGCACTTTTCAACTATTTATTTGCCAAAAAACACAACGGAACCTTTATCCTACGTATAGAAGATACCGATCAAAACAGGTATGTAGAAGGCGCAGAAGATTATATAATAGAAACATTGAACTGGTGTAATATTCCTTATGACGAGGGCCCAGGAAAAGAAGGCAATTGCGGACCCTACCGTCAAAGCGACCGAAAAAATATGTACCGAGCTTATGCTGAGGAATTGGTGGAGAAGGATGCCGCTTATTATGCATTTGACACCGCTGAAGAATTAGCGCAAGCAAGAGCTGTTTGTGAAGCAAATAAAGAAACTTTTATTTACAATCATAACAATAGACTAACCTTTACTAATTCTCTTACTATAAGTGCAGAAGAAGTAAAAGAACGATTAGATCGAGGCGATGAATATACCGTGCGTTTTAAGCCAGAATTGAAAACCTTAAACATGTACGACGAAATCCGTAAAGGGATAGAAATTGATACGACTTTACTGGATGATAAAGTGCTTTTTAAAAGTGATGGTATGCCTACTTATCACCTAGCAAATGTGGTAGATGATCACACCATGAATATTTCTCACGTAATTCGTGGTGAAGAATGGTTGCCTAGTATGGCCTTACATGTGTTGTTATATGAAAGTTTTGGTTGGGATCGACCTAAATTTGCACATTTACCTTTGATTTTGAAACCTACTGGTAAGGGAAAACTGAGCAAGCGCGATGGAGACAAAATGGGCTTTTCTGTCTTTCCATTAGAATGGAAAGACCCTAAATCTGGGGAGCTTTCTACTGGGTTTAGAGAAGATGGTTTTCTACCAGAAGCTATGGTCAATATTCTTGCCTTTTTAGGTTGGAATCCAGGATCAGATCAAGAGTTATTTAGTTTGGATGAATTGGTTCAAGCTTTTAGCTTGGCTAAGGTCAACAGCTCTGGGGCAAAGTATGATCCTGAAAAGGCAAAATGGTTTCAACAGCAATGGTATGTACATCAAGACGATGAAGTTGTAGGTGCCGCTTTCGCGAAAGCCTTACAAGAAAAAAATATTCCCTACGGTTCTGAAGATTATGTAAGCATGGTCGCTGGAATGGTAAAGGAACGTGCTGTATTTACCCAAGATCTATTTGAGTTGGCTGGATTCTTTTTCACAGCACCAACTGTTTATGATGAAAAAGCAGTAAAAAAAGCCTGGAAAGAAGATACTAATGAAATAATGTCTGACGTCATTCAAGTGATAACCGACACCGAAGATGATACTGCTGCTGGATTAAGTACTGCCATCAAAGGCTGGATTACTTCTCAGGAAATGGGATTTGGCAAAGTGATGATGCCTTTGAGGCTAGCACTGGTTGGTAGCCTTATGGGCCCAGATGTATTTGAAATTGCCTCAATGATAGGTAAAGAAGAAGCTATAAGTCGTATCAACACGGCGATGGAAAAATTGGGTTAA
- a CDS encoding SPFH domain-containing protein, with protein MGGFGIFLIPVLLVVGFFLLLGTFFTVKQQTAAVVERFGKFTTMRQSGLQLKIPLVDKIAGRINLKIQQLDVIVETKTKDDVFVRLKISVQFQVRREKVYDAFYRLQNPHDQITAYVFDVVRAEVPKMKLDYVFEKKDDIAIAVKRELNEAMMDYGYDIIKTLVTDIDPDIQVKAAMNRINAAEREKTAAEYEAEADRIKIVAKARAEAESKRLQGQGIADQRREIARGLEESVDVLNNVGINSQEASALIVVTQHYDTLQSIGEATQSNLILLPNSPQAGSDMLNNMIASFTASAQIGEQMKKTNASKEAKVKKESRSRRDDSTYDEGRSQE; from the coding sequence ATGGGAGGATTTGGGATATTTCTAATACCTGTATTACTAGTAGTAGGGTTTTTTCTATTATTAGGCACATTTTTTACCGTAAAACAACAGACTGCTGCGGTAGTAGAGCGTTTCGGTAAGTTTACCACAATGCGTCAATCTGGACTTCAACTTAAAATACCGCTAGTTGATAAAATTGCTGGAAGAATCAATTTGAAAATCCAACAACTGGACGTTATCGTAGAGACCAAAACTAAAGATGATGTATTTGTACGTCTTAAAATTTCGGTACAGTTTCAAGTAAGAAGAGAGAAAGTTTACGATGCCTTTTACAGACTTCAAAATCCGCATGATCAGATTACCGCTTATGTATTTGATGTAGTGCGTGCCGAAGTTCCTAAAATGAAACTGGATTACGTATTTGAAAAGAAAGATGATATTGCCATTGCTGTAAAACGCGAATTAAACGAAGCCATGATGGATTATGGTTACGACATCATTAAAACACTTGTAACAGACATTGATCCAGATATACAGGTGAAGGCAGCTATGAATAGAATTAACGCAGCAGAGCGTGAGAAAACAGCTGCTGAATACGAAGCAGAAGCAGATCGTATCAAAATAGTTGCAAAAGCACGTGCAGAAGCAGAGTCCAAACGTCTACAAGGACAAGGTATCGCAGATCAAAGACGTGAGATCGCTCGCGGTTTGGAAGAAAGTGTGGATGTGCTCAACAATGTAGGTATCAACTCTCAAGAAGCAAGTGCATTGATTGTTGTTACACAACATTATGATACGCTGCAATCTATAGGTGAAGCGACACAATCTAACTTGATCTTACTTCCTAACTCACCACAAGCCGGTAGCGACATGTTGAATAACATGATTGCTAGTTTTACCGCCAGTGCGCAGATAGGGGAACAAATGAAAAAAACAAATGCTAGCAAAGAAGCAAAAGTAAAAAAAGAATCACGCTCTAGAAGAGACGACTCTACTTATGATGAAGGCAGAAGCCAAGAATAA
- a CDS encoding DUF6327 family protein, translated as MRVYNSFDEIDRDLRYLKLQQQVQQETMKLQINEVKDKLSAVAVLSNIISSIAKKAELLKVAKKLLGLKK; from the coding sequence ATGAGAGTCTACAATAGTTTTGACGAGATAGATCGGGATTTAAGATATCTAAAATTGCAACAACAAGTACAACAAGAGACTATGAAACTTCAAATAAATGAAGTTAAGGATAAGTTGTCTGCGGTAGCGGTATTATCAAATATCATAAGTTCAATAGCTAAAAAAGCAGAGCTTCTTAAAGTTGCTAAGAAGCTTCTAGGATTAAAAAAGTAA
- a CDS encoding phage holin family protein: MGNNLTDNLREFTTAVEDYIESSISYHKLDLFKKVMKGVVAGSYQIILGFFLLIALLFLNIALSIFLGELLDSIALGYLIVGGFYLLVTIICSFFLKGTLEKILVRKASIQFFNHNEDKNAKES; encoded by the coding sequence TTGGGAAATAACTTAACAGATAACCTTAGAGAATTTACTACAGCTGTTGAAGATTATATAGAATCTTCGATAAGCTATCACAAATTAGACCTTTTCAAAAAAGTCATGAAAGGCGTGGTAGCTGGAAGCTATCAAATCATTTTAGGTTTTTTTCTTCTCATTGCGTTACTTTTTTTGAACATTGCTTTATCCATTTTTCTTGGCGAATTATTGGACAGTATTGCTTTGGGATATTTAATAGTAGGGGGCTTTTATCTTTTAGTAACGATCATATGTTCTTTTTTCTTGAAGGGAACTTTAGAAAAGATTTTAGTGAGAAAGGCAAGCATCCAATTTTTTAATCATAATGAAGATAAAAATGCGAAAGAATCATGA
- a CDS encoding YtxH domain-containing protein codes for MSKSANTLVALAAGVAIGAAVGLLYAPESGEKTRKKIKKQAKKAQRDIDEQARKTYEQVTEKASEFTSSLNSTATELKGSVEERIETALSSASYKADEAIVALETKLEQLREQNAKLQKSNTAKAKA; via the coding sequence ATGTCTAAATCAGCAAACACATTAGTAGCATTAGCAGCAGGAGTAGCAATAGGAGCAGCAGTAGGATTGTTGTATGCGCCAGAGAGCGGAGAGAAGACTAGAAAGAAAATTAAAAAGCAAGCTAAAAAGGCGCAGAGAGACATTGATGAACAAGCACGTAAAACTTATGAGCAAGTCACTGAAAAAGCTTCAGAGTTTACATCTTCTTTAAACTCTACAGCTACAGAATTAAAAGGGAGTGTAGAGGAACGTATAGAAACAGCATTATCAAGCGCTAGTTATAAGGCAGATGAGGCTATAGTAGCATTAGAGACTAAGCTAGAGCAATTACGCGAACAAAACGCAAAATTGCAAAAGTCAAATACAGCAAAAGCAAAAGCATAA
- a CDS encoding glutamine--tRNA ligase/YqeY domain fusion protein, translating to MSEDKKPNNFIEDIIEDDLNNGLSKDNLRFRFPPEPNGFLHIGHASAICLNFGLGEKFGQPVNLRFDDTNPAKEEAKYVDAIKKDVEWLGYQWDELRFASDYFQELYDWAVQMIKDGKAYVDSQSSEEIAEQKGTPTQPGVDGPYRDRSAEENLALFEGMKNGEYGESEHVLRAKINMQSTNMLMRDPIMYRVVNRSHHRTGDTWKIYPMYDWTHGESDYLEQISHSFCTLEFLPHRELYDWFLDQITDSKKVRPKQREFARRNVSHTVTSKRKLQKLVEQGIVTGWDDPRMTTISGLRRRGYTANAIKNFAESIGIGKRDNLVDMNHLEFHLRDDLNKTADRVMCVLDPIKLVITNYPEGKVEMLEAENSQEDASRGFREVPFSREIFIEREDYKEEANKKFFRLKNGKEVRLKNAYIIKGEGCIKDADGNITEIHATYDPDSRSGSGTEASMRKVKGTLHWVSVAQALPVEVRLYDRLFTVPSPDTDKEKDFMEFVNPDSLEVIIAMAEPAMKNIGVGDTVQFQRMGYFCLDPDSTKDQMVFNRTVTLRDNWAKLDT from the coding sequence ATGAGTGAAGATAAAAAGCCTAATAATTTTATAGAGGACATCATTGAAGACGATTTGAACAATGGCCTTTCAAAGGATAACCTACGTTTCCGTTTCCCGCCAGAGCCTAATGGGTTTTTGCACATCGGTCATGCTAGTGCTATATGTCTCAATTTTGGGTTAGGAGAGAAGTTTGGTCAACCGGTCAACTTGCGTTTTGATGATACTAATCCTGCAAAGGAAGAGGCTAAGTACGTAGATGCGATTAAGAAGGACGTGGAATGGTTAGGTTATCAATGGGATGAGCTGCGTTTTGCATCAGACTATTTTCAGGAGCTATACGATTGGGCAGTACAAATGATTAAGGATGGTAAAGCCTATGTAGATTCTCAGTCCAGTGAAGAAATCGCAGAGCAAAAGGGAACACCAACACAACCAGGAGTAGATGGACCTTACCGCGATAGAAGTGCAGAGGAAAACTTAGCGCTTTTTGAAGGAATGAAAAACGGTGAGTATGGAGAGTCAGAACATGTCCTACGAGCCAAAATTAATATGCAATCTACTAATATGTTGATGCGTGATCCCATCATGTATCGAGTAGTAAATCGTTCACATCACAGAACGGGGGATACTTGGAAAATATACCCTATGTACGATTGGACTCATGGAGAAAGTGATTATTTAGAACAAATTTCACATTCTTTTTGTACCCTGGAATTTCTGCCACACAGAGAGCTGTATGACTGGTTTTTAGATCAGATTACAGATTCCAAAAAGGTACGTCCTAAACAACGAGAATTTGCTCGTAGAAACGTTTCTCATACAGTTACTAGTAAGCGCAAGCTTCAAAAACTTGTAGAACAAGGAATTGTTACGGGTTGGGACGATCCACGTATGACTACGATTTCCGGATTGCGACGTCGTGGCTATACAGCAAATGCGATTAAAAACTTTGCTGAATCCATCGGTATAGGTAAACGTGATAATCTGGTAGACATGAATCACCTGGAGTTTCATTTACGTGATGATCTCAATAAAACTGCCGATCGTGTCATGTGTGTTCTTGATCCTATTAAATTGGTAATTACTAACTATCCAGAAGGAAAAGTGGAAATGCTAGAGGCAGAGAATAGTCAGGAAGATGCGTCTAGAGGTTTTAGAGAAGTACCCTTTTCAAGAGAGATTTTCATTGAACGTGAAGATTATAAAGAAGAGGCAAACAAGAAATTTTTCCGTCTTAAGAATGGAAAAGAAGTACGCCTTAAAAACGCCTATATTATAAAAGGGGAAGGCTGTATCAAAGATGCTGACGGCAATATCACAGAGATTCATGCTACTTATGATCCAGATTCACGCAGTGGAAGTGGTACAGAGGCTAGTATGCGTAAAGTTAAAGGAACATTGCATTGGGTAAGCGTTGCTCAGGCATTACCAGTGGAAGTAAGACTTTATGATCGCTTATTCACGGTACCATCTCCAGACACAGATAAGGAAAAGGATTTTATGGAATTTGTGAATCCAGATTCATTGGAAGTGATTATAGCAATGGCAGAGCCAGCTATGAAAAACATAGGGGTAGGAGATACGGTACAGTTTCAACGTATGGGATATTTTTGTTTAGATCCAGATAGTACCAAAGATCAAATGGTATTCAACCGCACAGTAACCTTACGTGATAATTGGGCGAAGTTAGATACCTAG
- the folB gene encoding dihydroneopterin aldolase, which yields MHKIQLENVRIYTNHGCLLEEDLIGSEYRVDLQITADLSKSAQTDELLDTVDYVSLHAIIVEEMAVRSKLLEHVAQRILNRIFKEESLVEKAEVKVAKINPPIGGDVQSVVVIMSQERIESK from the coding sequence ATGCATAAAATTCAACTAGAAAACGTAAGAATTTATACCAATCATGGTTGTCTTCTTGAAGAGGACTTAATAGGTAGTGAGTACCGAGTAGATTTACAAATAACTGCAGATCTATCTAAGAGCGCGCAGACTGATGAACTATTAGATACGGTGGACTATGTATCTCTCCATGCTATTATAGTAGAAGAAATGGCAGTGCGTTCTAAACTTTTAGAACATGTAGCACAACGTATTTTAAATCGTATTTTTAAAGAAGAATCTCTAGTAGAGAAAGCAGAAGTTAAAGTAGCCAAAATTAATCCACCTATAGGAGGTGATGTGCAAAGTGTTGTTGTAATAATGAGTCAGGAGAGAATAGAGTCAAAATAG
- a CDS encoding LysE family translocator codes for MLDDILTALPIGLLMAFLIGPVFFALLETSAIKGFRAAIALNAGVIIADIVFLLAAYFMTSSILEKLKDDPGLFIFGGSILCLYGIVSFVKTKKTFLKEIQTKVLTVPRNNYFTLFIKGFLLNFINIGVLGFWLGLIVVFSPQLDNDSERIMVFFSSVLATYFVVDIGKIILAKSLNKHLTLLRIYWLKRIIAVIMFICGAVLIFKGTFPTATEKIENQFHLLPEEVEPVAPELKGIQEFKEKRIPIIDS; via the coding sequence ATGCTCGACGATATTCTTACAGCCTTACCTATAGGTCTGTTAATGGCTTTTCTTATAGGACCTGTATTCTTTGCATTACTAGAAACTAGTGCGATCAAAGGGTTTAGGGCAGCTATTGCGCTAAACGCGGGAGTCATTATCGCAGACATTGTATTCTTGCTTGCAGCTTATTTCATGACTTCTAGTATTCTAGAAAAACTTAAAGATGACCCAGGGCTTTTTATATTTGGAGGTAGTATCCTTTGTCTTTACGGGATTGTATCTTTTGTAAAAACAAAAAAGACGTTTCTTAAAGAAATACAGACCAAGGTCCTTACTGTTCCAAGGAACAACTATTTCACTTTGTTTATAAAGGGATTTTTACTCAATTTTATCAATATAGGTGTATTGGGTTTTTGGTTGGGGTTGATCGTTGTCTTTAGTCCACAATTAGATAATGATAGTGAACGTATTATGGTGTTTTTCTCATCTGTTTTAGCAACCTATTTTGTTGTTGACATAGGGAAGATCATACTAGCAAAAAGTTTAAATAAACACCTAACGTTATTGCGTATTTACTGGTTAAAACGCATCATCGCAGTTATCATGTTTATCTGTGGAGCCGTTTTGATTTTTAAGGGAACTTTTCCAACTGCTACAGAAAAAATTGAAAATCAGTTTCACTTGTTGCCAGAGGAAGTAGAACCTGTTGCCCCAGAATTAAAAGGAATACAAGAATTTAAAGAAAAACGAATACCTATAATTGATTCTTAG
- a CDS encoding head GIN domain-containing protein: MKQLVLTTAILFTLLSVAQNPIETVVSDFDTIKSYDLVTVNLVKSLENKIIISGRDAQDVEYVQKNGVLKIRMRAEKIFDGLETFVHVYYKELAVIDANEGSLIVSNELLEQDRLEIRVQEGATVTAGLTVKNLDIRAVTGGIVQLSGQVEDQIVVVNTGGIVENARLTTDYTKVKVQAGGEVAVYATQRVDISVRAGGDVMVYGHPLKVKKKTLLGGRIEIVDKH; the protein is encoded by the coding sequence ATGAAACAATTAGTACTTACCACAGCAATTCTTTTCACTTTGCTATCTGTAGCACAAAATCCCATTGAAACAGTAGTTTCTGATTTTGATACCATAAAATCCTACGATCTCGTTACCGTAAATTTGGTCAAATCTTTAGAAAATAAAATTATTATATCTGGCAGAGATGCACAAGATGTAGAATACGTTCAAAAAAACGGTGTTTTAAAAATACGTATGCGAGCAGAAAAAATATTTGATGGTTTAGAAACCTTTGTTCACGTGTATTATAAAGAACTTGCAGTTATAGACGCAAATGAAGGTTCATTAATTGTGTCAAATGAACTACTAGAACAAGATAGATTAGAAATAAGAGTGCAAGAAGGTGCTACCGTAACAGCTGGCTTAACCGTTAAAAATCTTGATATAAGAGCTGTAACTGGTGGTATTGTCCAGTTATCAGGTCAGGTAGAAGATCAAATAGTAGTGGTAAACACTGGCGGAATTGTAGAAAACGCCCGATTAACAACAGATTATACCAAAGTAAAAGTACAGGCTGGTGGTGAGGTAGCAGTCTATGCTACTCAAAGAGTCGACATCAGCGTTAGAGCAGGTGGCGATGTAATGGTATACGGCCATCCATTAAAGGTGAAGAAAAAAACCTTGTTGGGTGGTAGAATAGAGATAGTGGATAAGCATTAG